A window of Ananas comosus cultivar F153 linkage group 4, ASM154086v1, whole genome shotgun sequence contains these coding sequences:
- the LOC109709222 gene encoding probable inactive receptor-like protein kinase At3g56050, translated as MEKLLVRVLLVLTLFLGLDCGYCDNGKGMGIFRSEKMRELDSSGALSNGGGGGAVELSALNTRIPNIRRFLQLGRAYEGGQRNDVERQPKVLASPAPAPAFMGKQHRKGHNKENILIPPSPAPISSLIHSPSTPPFLPTSRPLGFPSSAKPSAQISFPPSFNLNPPPIAASNVKHATIWPIYASVAAGVLLLAILAPFLLCCRASNVVTVSPWATGLSGQLQKAFVTGVPALKRSELETACEDFSNIIGSLSDGVLYKGTLSSGVEIAVIASRIKSAKDWSKQCESQFRKKVTSLSRVNHKNFVNLIGYCEEEEPFTRMMVFEYAPNGTLFEHLHIKETESLDWPTRLRIAMGIAYCLEHMNQLSPPFILKNLDTSTIYLTDDFAAKVSDLDFWNEEQERKATDSDDSLSSDPESVVFKYGIILLEILSGRFPVSDGSGLLVNCALPYLNQESPMKELIDPTLESFNEESVDALCEVIRSCIDSKLKKKPTMGEVASKLREITAMSPDGATPKVSPLWWAELEIISSEMN; from the exons ATGGAGAAGCTTCTGGTAAGGGTGTTACTAGTACTAACACTGTTCCTGGGGTTGGACTGTGGCTACTGCGATAATGGGAAAG GAATGGGGATTTTCAGATCTGAGAAGATGCGGGAGTTGGATTCGAGCGGAGCTTTGTCGAACGGAGGTGGAGGAGGCGCAGTTGAGCTCTCGGCttt GAATACTCGAATTCCAAATATACGGAGATTTCTTCAGCTTGGCCGTGCATATGAAGGCGGACAACGTAATGACGTAGAGCGTCAGCCGAAAGTGCTCGCATCACCAGCACCAGCCCCAGCATTCATGGGAAAGCAACACCGAAAAGGCCATAATAAGGAGAATATCCTTATTCCACCATCACCAGCACCAATCTCATCTCTAATCCATTCCCCCTCAACTCCACCCTTCTTACCTACATCTCGACCCCTAGGATTCCCATCATCAGCAAAGCCTTCTGCACAAATATCCTTTCCACCTTCATTTAACCTAAATCCGCCTCCTATTGCCGCTTCTAACGTAAAACATGCAACTATTTGGCCTATCTATGCCTCAGTAGCAGCAGGGGTTTTACTTCTCGCCATATTGGCACCATTTCTTCTATGTTGCCGAGCCAGCAATGTAGTAACTGTTAGCCCTTGGGCTACCGGTCTAAGTGGGCAACTGCAGAAAGCATTTGTGACAG gTGTGCCTGCACTTAAAAGGTCAGAACTGGAAACAGCTTGCGAAGACTTCAGCAATATTATTGGTTCATTATCTGATGGTGTGCTGTACAAGGGAACATTGTCAAGTGGAGTTGAGATAGCAGTTATAGCTAGCAGGATAAAATCCGCAAAAGATTGGTCCAAACAATGCGAATCCCAGTTTAGAAAGAAG GTCACAAGTTTGTCTAGAGTTAACCACAAGAATTTTGTCAACCTGATTGGGTACTGCGAGGAGGAAGAGCCGTTTACCAGGATGATGGTGTTCGAGTATGCTCCTAATGGGACACTTTTCGAGCATCTCCACA TTAAAGAAACCGAATCATTAGATTGGCCAACACGCCTTAGAATAGCCATGGGAATAGCCTACTGTTTAGAGCACATGAACCAGCTAAGCCCCCCTTTCATTCTCAAAAACCTCGACACATCAACCATTTATCTAACAGACGATTTTGCCGCCAAGGTCTCGGATCTTGATTTTTGGAATGAAGAACAAGAAAGAAAGGCTACCGATTCTGATGACTCATTATCGTCAGACCCAGAAAGTGTTGTGTTCAAGTATGGCATAATCCTCTTGGAAATATTATCGGGCCGGTTTCCAGTATCGGATGGAAGTGGCTTGCTTGTGAACTGTGCTTTGCCCTACTTGAATCAGGAGAGTCCCATGAAAGAATTGATCGATCCAACCCTTGAATCATTTAATGAAGAAAGTGTAGATGCATTATGTGAGGTAATCAGATCCTGTATTGATTCCAAATTGAAGAAGAAACCCACAATGGGAGAGGTTGCGAGCAAATTGAGGGAAATTACGGCGATGTCACCAGATGGAGCAACTCCGAAAGTGTCCCCATTGTGGTGGGCTGAGCTCGAGATTATATCTTCGGAGATGAACTGA
- the LOC109709663 gene encoding importin subunit beta-1-like, translating into MAMEITQILLAAQSPDAQIRTAAEESLKQFQEQNLPHFLLALSVELSNEQKPPASRRLAGIILKNSLDAKDSIRKEELTQRWVSVDPAIKFQIKESLLRTLGSPVAEARHTSSQVTAKVASIEIPRREWQELIAKLLTYMTQQDAASSLKQATLEALGYVCEEISPQDLQQDQVNAVLTAVVQGMNQKEHSSEVRLAAVKALYNALDFAQTNFENELERAFIIKVVCETAVSKESEIRQAAFECLVSIASTYYEILEPFMPSLFNLTSNAVRGDEEPVALQAIEFWSTVCDEEIAIQEEYGGADEGSSSLHHRFIEKALPSLVPMLLESLLKQEEDQDQDDSMWNLSMAGGTCLGLVARTVGDAVVPLVMPFVQENIMKADWHNREAATFAFGSILEGPSVEKLAPLVHSGLDFLLNAMKDQNSHVKDTTAWTLGRIFELLHAPTSAYPVITNENLPRIMAVLLESIRDVPNVAEKVCGAIYFLAQGYEDEPSSSVLTPYLGDTISALLSTADRTDTTNSRLRASAYETLNEMVRCSNLPETSNMIAQLLHEIMKRLNQTLELQIISSEDREKQSDLQALLCGVLQVIIQKLSNSDSKALILQSADQMMLLFLRVFACRSSSVHEEAMLAIGALAYATGSDFAKYMPEFYRYLEMGLQNFEEYQVCSISVGVVGDICRALDEKVLPFCDGIMSALLKDLSNAMLHRSVKPPIFSCFGDIALAIGENFEKYVPYAIPMLQGAAELCSHLDASDEDMLDYGNQLRRGIFEAYSGILQGFKNTKAELLMPYAGNLLKFTEAVFRDKNRDEGVTRAAVAVMGDLADALGPTTKALFKESHFYSDFLEESFQSDDDQLRETATWAQGMIRRVFLS; encoded by the exons ATGGCAATGGAGATCACCCAAATACTACTAGCTGCTCAATCTCCTGACGCTCAAATTCGTACTGCTGCAGAGGAAAGCTTAAAGCAGTTTCAGGAGCAGAATCTCCCTCATTTCCTCCTCGCACTATCTGTTGAGTTATCAAACGAGCAAAAGCCTCCAGCATCCCGAAGGCTTGCCGGTATCATCCTCAAGAACTCATTAGATGCAAAAGATTCCATAAGGAAAGAAGAATTAACGCAGCGATGGGTCAGTGTGGATCCCGCAATTAAGTTTCAAATCAAGGAATCCTTGTTAAGAACACTTGGGTCGCCTGTAGCTGAAGCTCGGCACACCTCATCACAAGTCACTGCGAAGGTTGCTTCAATTGAGATCCCACGACGAGAATGGCAGGAACTTATTGCAAAGCTACTAACATATATGACACAGCAAGACGCAGCATCTTCCTTGAAACAAGCAACATTGGAAGCACTGGGATATGTTTGCGAGGAGATATCCCCTCAGGACTTACAACAGGACCAAGTAAATGCTGTTCTTACTGCTGTTGTCCAAGGCATGAACCAAAAGGAGCATAGCTCCGAAGTCCGCCTAGCCGCTGTTAAAGCTTTGTACAATGCTCTTGATTTTGCTCAGACGAACTTTGAGAATGAGCTAGAGAGGGCCTTTATTATCAAGGTTGTCTGTGAGACTGCCGTATCGAAAGAATCTGAGATTAGGCAGGCAGCCTTTGAATGTCTTGTATCAATAGCCTCCACCTATTACGAGATTTTGGAGCCTTTCATGCCAAGCTTGTTCAACTTAACATCTAATGCCGTGAGGGGAGATGAGGAGCCCGTCGCACTGCAGGCAATCGAATTTTGGAGTACAGTCTGTGATGAAGAGATCGCGATCCAAGAAGAGTATGGAGGAGCTGATGAGGGGAGCTCTTCTCTTCATCACCGCTTCATCGAAAAGGCTCTTCCATCGCTCGTACCTATGCTGTTAGAATCACTATTGAAACAAGAGGAAGATCAAGATCAAGATGACAGCATGTGGAATCTCTCTATGGCAGGTGGGACCTGCCTTGGACTTGTTGCAAGGACAGTTGGTGATGCAGTAGTGCCTTTGGTGATGCCTTTTGTTCAGGAGAACATAATGAAGGCCGACTGGCACAACCGTGAGGCTGCAACATTTGCATTTGGGTCAATTCTTGAAGGTCCCTCTGTCGAAAAGCTGGCACCCTTGGTTCATTCAGGACTTGATTTCTTGCTTAATGCAATGAAGGATCAAAATAGTCATGTCAAGGACACTACAGCATGGACCCTTGGTAGGATATTTGAGCTTCTTCACGCGCCAACCAGTGCCTACCCGGTTATAACTAATGAAAACCTTCCTCGCATAATGGCTGTACTGTTGGAGAGCATAAGAGATGTTCCTAATGTAGCTGAGAAAGTTTGTGGGGCCATTTATTTCCTTGCTCAAGGCTACGAAGATGAGCCAAGTTCTTCAGTGCTAACCCCTTACCTCGGTGACACCATTTCAGCCCTCCTTTCTACCGCCGATCGTACAGACACAACCAATTCCCGTCTTCGAGCCTCCGCTTATGAAACATTGAACGAGATGGTTAGATGCAGTAATTTACCTGAAACATCAAACATGATTGCACAGCTACTACATGAAATAATGAAGAGGTTAAATCAAACTTTAGAGCTCCAAATAATTTCATCTGAAGATAGGGAAAAGCAAAGCGACCTTCAAGCCCTGCTGTGTGGTGTTCTTCAAGTTATAATTCAGAAACTGAGCAACTCTGATTCCAAAGCTCTGATTCTTCAATCTGCTGATCAGATGATGCTTTTATTTCTCCGGGTTTTTGCCTGTCGAAGTTCTTCTGTTCACGAAGAAGCAATGCTCGCGATTGGCGCTCTTGCTTATGCTACCGGTTCCGATTTTGCCAAGTACATGCCTGAGTTCTACAGGTACTTAGAGATGGGCTTACAAAATTTTGAGGAGTATCAAGTCTGTTCCATCTCTGTAGGTGTGGTTGGTGACATCTGTCGTGCCCTAGATGAGAAAGTTCTTCCCTTTTGTGATGGAATTATGAGTGCTCTTCTTAAGGATCTTTCGAATGCAATGCTTCATCGTTCTGTCAAGCCCCCAATATTTTCGTGCTTTGGTGATATTGCCCTTGCAATTGGTGAAAATTTTGAGAAGTACGTGCCATATGCGATTCCTATGCTGCAAGGTGCTGCTGAACTTTGCTCTCATTTGGATGCTAGTGATGAGGACATGCTAGATTATGGGAACCAGCTTAGAAGGGGCATATTTGAAGCTTACTCTGGTATTCTTCAGGGGTTCAAGAATACAAAGGCAGAGCTTTTGATGCCTTATGCAGGCAATCTCCTTAAGTTTACTGAAGCTGTCTTTAGAGATAAGAACAG GGATGAGGGAGTGACTAGAGCTGCAGTTGCAGTGATGGGGGATCTCGCAGACGCGCTTGGTCCAACCACGAAAGCCCTATTTAAAGAATCTCATTTCTACTCCGATTTCTTGGAGGAATCTTTTCAGTCTGATGACGACCAGTTGAGGGAGACTGCAACTTGGGCGCAGGGAATGATCAGACGAGTTTTTCTTTCATGA
- the LOC109708604 gene encoding plant intracellular Ras-group-related LRR protein 8 isoform X1: MEMEMEKGGDASSPDPTTIIVHLKFSGRTLPLSVSPDSTVRELKTLIQPLTNVLPRGQKLIFKGKVLADDSSLRVQQLTNGSKLMLIASQGLHQGDGPITKDAITSPSTNTRAKLYGKDSQIHKSQTVIIKSRSERWRSTGVVALSESNLKAVPEEVWACGSSIRVLDISTNSIQDIPIKISALKSLNKLILNANGLLDENISWEGLSSLKVLTLLSLNQNRLTTLPSTLGSLTSLRQLHIANNKLKSLPAEMGSLSQLEILIASNNRITSLPSSIGNCRSLIEIDLSCNLLAELPETLGDICNLKALHLRNNGIKFLPSTLFKMCSQLSTLDLHGTEITNDGLRQIEGWEDFDNRRRLKHQKQLDFRVGSSGVFDEGADDNRGS, from the exons atggagatggagatggagaaagGAGGAGACGCATCGTCTCCGGATCCCACGACCATCATCGTCCACCTCAAATTCTCCGGTCGCACGCTTCCGCTCTCCGTCTCCCCCGACTCCACCGTCCGAGagctcaaaaccctaatccaaCCCCTCACCAACGTCCTCCCCCGCGGCCAGAAGCTCATCTTCAAAG GAAAAGTTCTCGCCGACGATTCGAGTCTAAGGGTGCAGCAACTCACGAATGGATCCAAATTGATGCTAATCGCTTCTCAAGGCCTGCATCAAGGG GATGGTCCCATTACCAAAGATGCCATCACTTCACCATCAACCAACACTAGGGCGAAGTTGTATGGCAAAGATAGCCAAATCCATAAATCTCAGACTGTAATCATTAAAAGTCGGTCTGAACGTTGGAGATCAACTGGTGTTGTAGCCTTGTCAGAGAGCAATCTGAAG GCGGTACCTGAAGAAGTCTGGGCTTGTGGTTCCTCAATACGAGTATTGGACATCAGCACCAACTCTATTCAAGATATTCCGATTAAGATCAGTGCTCTAAAATCTTTAAAT aaattaattttgaatgcCAATGGTCTGTTGGATGAGAACATAAGCTGGGAAGGTCTATCATCACTTAAGGTTTTAACACTTCTTTCGCTCAATCAAAACCG ATTAACTACTCTGCCCTCCACGTTGGGTTCACTGACATCTCTTCGTCAACTTCATATTGCTAATAATAAACTGAAAAGCTTACCAGCTGAAATGGGATCTCTGTCACAGCTTGAAATTCTAATAGCAAGCAATAATAG GATAACCTCATTGCCTTCTTCTATAGGCAATTGTCGTTCTCTTATTGAG ATTGATTTATCATGCAATCTTCTGGCTGAGCTACCAGAAACACTTGGAGATATCTGCAATTTGAAG GCTTTGCATCTGAGGAACAACGGTATTAAATTTCTACCTTCAACATTATTCAAGATGTGTTCTCAGCTCTCTACACTTGATCTCCATGGCACAGAAATCACAAATGACGGTCTTCGGCAG ATTGAAGGATGGGAGGATTTTGATAACCGCCGTCGACTAAAGCATCAGAAGCAACTCGATTTCCGGGTGGGATCATCAGGAGTATTTGATGAAGGTGCCGATGACAATCGGGGCTCGTAG
- the LOC109708604 gene encoding plant intracellular Ras-group-related LRR protein 8 isoform X2 translates to MEMEMEKGGDASSPDPTTIIVHLKFSGRTLPLSVSPDSTVRELKTLIQPLTNVLPRGQKLIFKGKVLADDSSLRVQQLTNGSKLMLIASQGLHQGDGPITKDAITSPSTNTRAKLYGKDSQIHKSQTVIIKSRSERWRSTGVVALSESNLKAVPEEVWACGSSIRVLDISTNSIQDIPIKISALKSLNKLILNANGLLDENISWEGLSSLKVLTLLSLNQNRITSLPSSIGNCRSLIEIDLSCNLLAELPETLGDICNLKALHLRNNGIKFLPSTLFKMCSQLSTLDLHGTEITNDGLRQIEGWEDFDNRRRLKHQKQLDFRVGSSGVFDEGADDNRGS, encoded by the exons atggagatggagatggagaaagGAGGAGACGCATCGTCTCCGGATCCCACGACCATCATCGTCCACCTCAAATTCTCCGGTCGCACGCTTCCGCTCTCCGTCTCCCCCGACTCCACCGTCCGAGagctcaaaaccctaatccaaCCCCTCACCAACGTCCTCCCCCGCGGCCAGAAGCTCATCTTCAAAG GAAAAGTTCTCGCCGACGATTCGAGTCTAAGGGTGCAGCAACTCACGAATGGATCCAAATTGATGCTAATCGCTTCTCAAGGCCTGCATCAAGGG GATGGTCCCATTACCAAAGATGCCATCACTTCACCATCAACCAACACTAGGGCGAAGTTGTATGGCAAAGATAGCCAAATCCATAAATCTCAGACTGTAATCATTAAAAGTCGGTCTGAACGTTGGAGATCAACTGGTGTTGTAGCCTTGTCAGAGAGCAATCTGAAG GCGGTACCTGAAGAAGTCTGGGCTTGTGGTTCCTCAATACGAGTATTGGACATCAGCACCAACTCTATTCAAGATATTCCGATTAAGATCAGTGCTCTAAAATCTTTAAAT aaattaattttgaatgcCAATGGTCTGTTGGATGAGAACATAAGCTGGGAAGGTCTATCATCACTTAAGGTTTTAACACTTCTTTCGCTCAATCAAAACCG GATAACCTCATTGCCTTCTTCTATAGGCAATTGTCGTTCTCTTATTGAG ATTGATTTATCATGCAATCTTCTGGCTGAGCTACCAGAAACACTTGGAGATATCTGCAATTTGAAG GCTTTGCATCTGAGGAACAACGGTATTAAATTTCTACCTTCAACATTATTCAAGATGTGTTCTCAGCTCTCTACACTTGATCTCCATGGCACAGAAATCACAAATGACGGTCTTCGGCAG ATTGAAGGATGGGAGGATTTTGATAACCGCCGTCGACTAAAGCATCAGAAGCAACTCGATTTCCGGGTGGGATCATCAGGAGTATTTGATGAAGGTGCCGATGACAATCGGGGCTCGTAG